In one window of Chiloscyllium plagiosum isolate BGI_BamShark_2017 chromosome 44, ASM401019v2, whole genome shotgun sequence DNA:
- the LOC122543581 gene encoding zinc finger protein 391-like, whose protein sequence is MEKPWKCRDCGKGFSFPSALAIHRRTHTGERPFTCCVCGNGFTHFSHLVAHRRIHTGERPFRCSECGKGFAQSSHLITHQRVHTGERPFRCSECGKAFAQLSHLQLHRRVHSRERPFGCSECGKGFGDSAALENHRAVHSGERRLACTSCGRQFTRLTNLRRHQRAHTGERPFACSSCGKAFTRSTSLVAHRRVHTGERPFACPVCGKGFADPSTLWQHRRIHTGERPFTCSVCGKAFIRLAHLQLHQRVHSK, encoded by the coding sequence ATGGAgaagccatggaaatgcagggactgtgggaagggattctcGTTCCCCTCTGCCCTGGCAATTCACCGACGCactcacaccggggagaggccgttcacctgctgcGTGTGCGGCAACGGATTCACTCACTTCTCCCATTTGGTGGCCCACCGACggatccacaccggggagaggccgttccgATGCTCCGAGTGCGGCAAGGGCTTTGCTCAGTCGTCCCACCTGATCACCCACCAGCGGGTGCACACCGGCGAGAGGCCATTCCGCTgctccgagtgcgggaaggccttcgcTCAGCTGTCTCACCTGCAGCTGCACCGGCGGGTGCACAGCAGGGAGAGGCCGTTCGGCTGCTCCGAGTGCGGCAAGGGCTTCGGCGACTCGGCCGCCCTGGAGAATCACCGCGCGGTCCACTCCGGCGAGAGGCGGCTGGCCTGCACCTCGTGCGGCAGGCAGTTCACCCGACTCACCAACCTGCGGCGGCACCAGCGGGcgcacaccggggagaggccgtttgcCTGCTCCTCCTGCGGCAAGGCCTTCACCCGCTCGACCAGCCTGGTGGCCCACCgccgggtccacaccggggagcggCCCTTCGCCTGCCCGGTCTGCGGGAAGGGCTTTGCCGACCCGTCCACCCTCTGGCAGCACCGGCgcatccacacaggggagaggccgttcacctgctcagtgtgcgggaaggccttcattCGGTTGGCCCACCTACAACTGCACCAACGGGTCCACTCCAAGTAG